One region of Limnospira fusiformis SAG 85.79 genomic DNA includes:
- a CDS encoding M23 family metallopeptidase, with protein MTESSYSKSNVKSTQPISHNSRLSWRSLALGLSCLSGVGLLVNRAIAYEEFSIPFDNEPLESYNTYTPEPEPYYAPPVQESYIAPEPYYEPEPYYAPPVQESYIAPEPYYEPEPYYAPPVQESYIAPEPYYEPEPYYEPEPYYEPPIERSGGYIAPPEQPIYLPEKHQTASPPSYENISPPSASTAQGTPFNNPDHNFIDPTDYSIGATGGGGYEAPSTVIFSERQTGCETVVGVGQTVDRLCVPPPAPIAGIPGQPTYGTGYPSGGGKTVTQHRQPSHSFGQQATGRTHSAHSRGWGTTNVAASYGGSPDYSYQVPVAGLSPVQVGPISMSAMSNSGLSYYKRTMRPPRLPGNSDTHLLFPLSIPAPITSLFGWRQHPILGTGSFHTGIDFGADTGTPVVASYSGEVTLADWLGGYGLTVVLNHQKKSKETLYAHLSELFVKPGEFVQQGEVIGRVGSTGMSTGPHLHFELRKLTNEGWVAIDPLLQIEFALAQLINTLRVAEVPAEEFIAALPNQTRNWETGLPQLPPLPPGMDIIVPNLEPPTINFGFKENVEKAQQ; from the coding sequence ATGACAGAATCCAGTTACTCTAAATCTAATGTAAAATCTACCCAGCCTATTTCCCATAATAGTAGACTGTCCTGGCGCTCCCTGGCGTTGGGATTAAGCTGTTTGAGTGGGGTAGGATTATTGGTAAATCGTGCGATCGCCTATGAAGAATTTTCTATCCCCTTTGATAACGAACCCCTAGAATCCTACAACACCTACACCCCCGAACCAGAACCCTATTACGCGCCGCCAGTTCAGGAATCTTATATAGCGCCAGAACCCTACTACGAACCAGAACCCTATTACGCGCCGCCAGTTCAGGAATCTTATATAGCGCCAGAACCCTACTACGAACCAGAACCCTATTACGCGCCGCCAGTTCAGGAATCTTATATAGCGCCAGAACCTTACTACGAACCAGAACCCTATTACGAACCAGAACCCTATTATGAGCCACCCATAGAAAGGTCAGGTGGTTACATCGCCCCACCAGAACAGCCGATTTATCTGCCAGAAAAGCACCAAACGGCATCGCCACCCTCTTATGAGAATATTTCTCCCCCATCTGCATCCACAGCCCAGGGAACACCATTTAATAACCCAGATCATAACTTTATCGACCCTACAGATTACAGTATTGGGGCTACAGGAGGCGGTGGTTATGAAGCGCCTTCAACCGTCATCTTTTCCGAGCGCCAGACAGGTTGTGAAACAGTGGTTGGAGTCGGTCAAACTGTTGATCGATTGTGTGTTCCGCCACCCGCACCTATTGCTGGAATTCCTGGTCAGCCTACTTATGGGACAGGATATCCCAGCGGGGGAGGTAAAACAGTTACTCAGCACCGTCAGCCTTCCCATTCATTCGGTCAACAAGCAACAGGAAGAACTCACTCAGCCCACAGCAGAGGCTGGGGAACTACAAACGTCGCCGCCAGTTATGGTGGCTCTCCAGACTATTCCTATCAGGTCCCTGTAGCCGGATTAAGTCCCGTGCAAGTGGGACCCATCAGCATGAGTGCGATGAGTAATTCAGGTTTGAGTTACTATAAGCGCACCATGCGACCCCCCAGACTTCCCGGAAATTCAGATACTCACCTGCTTTTCCCCCTCAGTATTCCCGCCCCAATTACTTCATTATTTGGTTGGCGACAACACCCAATTTTGGGAACTGGCAGCTTCCATACAGGTATTGATTTCGGAGCAGATACCGGAACTCCTGTAGTGGCATCTTATTCAGGGGAAGTTACCCTGGCTGACTGGTTAGGGGGATATGGTTTAACCGTGGTTCTTAACCACCAGAAAAAATCGAAAGAAACCCTTTATGCTCACCTATCAGAATTGTTTGTCAAACCGGGAGAATTTGTCCAACAAGGGGAGGTAATTGGACGGGTAGGAAGTACGGGAATGTCTACAGGACCTCACCTGCACTTTGAGTTACGGAAGCTGACTAATGAAGGCTGGGTAGCGATTGATCCACTATTACAGATAGAATTTGCCCTCGCTCAACTAATCAATACTCTGCGCGTGGCTGAAGTACCAGCAGAGGAATTTATTGCTGCCTTACCTAACCAAACGAGGAACTGGGAAACTGG
- a CDS encoding biotin--[acetyl-CoA-carboxylase] ligase, with protein sequence MDCDRILGALQALQENAVAVGSPTVSYLDLDASPSILIFDQLGSTNETLWELLNTGKAAHRTTVIALQQTAGRGQWGREWQSELGGLYLSYALALHQTITDAATPQHNYIAWLTQCSAWGIATVLRSRGIPVWLKWPNDLLLTKRKLGGILTETKVHKGKISQAVIGVGLNWSNSVPPTGINLQEFFNAHPTTPGVNSREMLAAIVIWGIELGLMHYAQRGSKGLMSSYMQLLLLNSSDS encoded by the coding sequence ATGGATTGCGATCGCATACTGGGTGCTTTACAGGCTTTACAAGAAAACGCCGTGGCTGTTGGCTCGCCGACGGTCTCCTACCTTGACCTTGATGCTTCTCCGTCTATCCTCATATTCGATCAGCTTGGTTCCACTAATGAAACCCTGTGGGAGTTGTTGAACACTGGTAAAGCCGCTCATAGAACCACAGTGATCGCTCTCCAACAAACAGCGGGACGGGGACAATGGGGGCGTGAGTGGCAGTCAGAATTGGGGGGATTGTACTTGTCTTATGCCCTCGCCCTCCATCAGACTATCACAGATGCTGCTACCCCACAGCATAACTATATAGCCTGGTTAACCCAATGTAGTGCTTGGGGTATTGCTACAGTTTTACGCTCGCGCGGTATTCCCGTATGGCTGAAATGGCCTAATGATCTGCTCCTGACAAAACGCAAATTGGGTGGTATCCTAACAGAAACTAAAGTCCACAAGGGAAAAATCAGCCAAGCCGTGATTGGAGTCGGTCTGAATTGGAGTAACTCTGTACCCCCCACTGGCATTAATCTGCAAGAATTTTTCAATGCACATCCCACTACGCCTGGGGTAAACTCACGAGAAATGTTGGCAGCTATTGTGATCTGGGGTATCGAGTTAGGGTTAATGCACTATGCACAGAGGGGAAGTAAGGGTCTGATGTCATCCTATATGCAACTGCTTCTTCTGAACTCATCGGACTCTTAA